The genomic window CCATGGCATAAGAATATTTTGATTTTTCCAGCATGGTGATATCATTCATGTAATCTCCGAAAGACATTGTCTGGGACGGTGAAATATTCAAAAGATTCTGCAACTTTTGCAGTGCATTGCCTTTGTTGATGTCTTTATTCATGATATCTAGCCAGTATTTCCCGGATACCACTACTTCCAGATTATTCTCCCGGAATTTTTCAAGGAAAGGGTAAAGATTTTTTTCAGACCCCTCAGGATGATAAACCGCAATCTTGAATACATCATCATCCACCTCTTCTCCCAAGTCGTTTACTTTTTGATTTTCAGTATAATATCTTGTAAAATAATCTACAAACTGCTGATCATCACTTTCATAATAAGCTTTCTTTTTTGCAGACAAAACAGCTCTCGCACCAGGAATTTCACGAATGGCCGCAGTAATGTCAACAATAAATTTATGTTCTAGCTTATCTGCGAAAAGCTCTTTATTTTTATAAATAACATATCCTCCGTTTTCTGCGATAAAACCGATGTCATTTTTAATGTCTTCAAAATATTGGGTAATACCCGACATTTGTCTGCCACTTGCAGGTACAAACAGGATATTTCTTTTTTTCAACTCCTGAAAGACAGCAGAAAAGTCAGGACTTACTTCATAATGTGAATTGAGGAAGGTGCCATCCATATCTGTGACAATCAGTTTAATATCTTTCATAATAGTAATCTTTACGCATAATTTCCCTAAAGTCTCTTGAGGGTAATTCAATTAAAATGTATGATGCAAAGTTAAGTTCTTTTTATTTATCGCTTTTGTAATGTACAACCGAAAGATTCTGCAGTATTTCTGCGCTCTGTTCCGGCGTGATGTCACGTTGTGGTTCTGCCAGCATTTCATAGCCAACCATAAATTTTTTCACCTCTGCATTCCTTAATAAAGGCGGGTAAAAATGCATATGAAAATGCCATTCAGGATGAGGTTTCCCATCTGTTGGCGATTGATGAATTCCGGCTGAATACGGAAAAGAAATCTCAAAAAGATTGTCGTATTTTGTGGTTAAATCTTTCAATATCTTTGAGAAAGAAAGCTTTTCTGCATCGGAAAACTGTAAAATGTTTTCAGCTTTTCTTTTGCTGACAACCATCGTTTCGTAAGGCCAGATTGCCCAAAATGGAACTAAAGCCACAAAATCCTCATTTTCAAGAACGATTCTTTCTTTTACTTCCAGTTCTTTTTTGATATAATCTTCAAGAAGCGAGCTTCCATTTTTTTCATAATATTTCTTCATGTTTTCCTGCGTCTTCAAAACCGTCGACGGAATTGAAGCCTGTGCCCAGATTTGGCCGTGAGGATGCGGATTGCTGCATCCCATCACACTTCCTCTGTTCTCAAAAATCTGAACGTGACTGATATAATCTTCAGAACCCAACTCTTCATATTGTTCCTGCCAGACATCCACAACTTTTTTGATGTCGTCTGCTTCCATTTCCGGTAAAGTGAGACTGTGGTTTTCAGAAAAACAAATAACTCTGTTAATCCCGCGTTCTGGTTTTAATGTAAAAAAATCCGACTGTTCCTCCGAAAATTCAATATCATCTTTCATCAGAGAGCCAAAATCATTATCAAAAACATACACGCCTTTGTAAACGGGATTTCTTTCACCATTTACCCGTAGATTTCCGGAACATAAATAACAATTCGGATCGTGAGCAGGAAGTTTTTCTTCGGCTACCTTTTCGGTTTGCCCTTGCCAGGGACGGTTTGCCCTTTGCGGAGACACCAGAATCCATTCATCCAAAAGAGGGTTGTATCTTCTGTGAGGATGCTTTTTTTGATTAAATGACGAATTTATTTCTTTTGTATTCATTGATTCCATCCGATATTTTTACACGATACACTTTCATTTCGATATTATAATACGTTTTGTATTTCGTACTGATATTTTTAATCACTTCATCTACATTTTCATCCTTAATAAGATTGATGCTGCATCCGCCAAAACCTCCGCCCATTATTCTTGCGCCTGAAACACCCTCTTCCTTTAAAGTTTCCTCTACCATAAAATCCAGTTCCTTACAGCTTACTTCAAATTCAGTCGAAAGCCCGGCATGTGTTTCGATAAGAAGCTCACCCAGATATTTCACATCGCCTTCTGACAAAGCTTTGGCAGCTTTTTCAACCCTCTTGATCTCCTTTAAAAGGTAAAGGCATCTTTTGTAGGATGTCTCTCCTATTTCTGCCCTCACTTCCTCCAACATTGAAAAACTGAAATCTCTGAACTTCTCTATTTCAGGGAATTTCTCCCATAATTTCTTTTTTCCTCTATCAACATCTTCTCTCCTGTCATTGTAACCGGAAGTGAGATGCGTATGTTTTACACAACTGTCGAAAAGCACCAGGCTGTAGCCTTCCAGATTCGCATCGAAATACTGATGTTCCAGAGAATTGCAGTCCAGCATGATCACTTGATGTTCTTTACCGAAAACAGAGGCAAACTGATCCATAATTCCGCATTTTACGCCAACAAAGGTATGTTCGGATTTTTGCCCGATCAATGCCAGATCTTTCTTTGTTAAATTTAAATCAAAAATTTGGTTGAGAATAAAGGCAAATCCGCATTCTAAAGCCGCTGAAGACGATAAACCGGAGCCCATTGGGATGGTGCTGCTAAAAGCGATCTGTAAGCCGCCGATCTTTTTTCCCTTTTCCTGAATAGCATTAAATACACCCAGTAAATAATTAACCCAAACCTGTGAAACCGGAGTTTGTTTTTGGTTGATGTTAAAGCTGAAAGAATCGTCAAAGTCTATAGCAAAAAAAGTACAGGTTTCCGAATCATCAATTTTTTTCACAGCAAAACAAATATGTTTGTCAATAGCTGCAGGGAGCACAAAACCGTCACTGTAATCGACGTGTTCACCAATAATATTAATTCTTCCCGGGGCCAGAAAAATGCTTTCCGGCTCTGACTTGAAGACAGATTGGAATGCTTCTGTTGTATAATTAATTAATTTTTCCATCATAAATGACTGCAATTTATACTTTTTAGATGAATTGAGTCTTATTACAAAACACAAATATTTTATGTTAATCGATTTGCTTTCTTTTCATCACTTTTTTTGTAGCTTCTACAATGTCATTGGCTGTGAGCCCGTATTTTTCCATCAGTTGATCGGGTGTTCCGCTTTCACCAAAGCTGTCATTTACAGCAACATATTCCTGCGGCGCAAGATATTCTGTGATCAAAAGCTGGGCAACACTGTCGCCCAAGCCGCCCAATCTGTTATGTTCTTCGGCAGTAACGACACATCCTGTTTTTTTAACTGATTTAAGAATTGCTTCAGCGTCTAAAGGTTTGATAGTGTGAATATTAATAATTTCAGCATCAATTCCCTGCTCTTCCAGGATTTCTCCGGCTTTTATCGCTTCCCAAACCAAATGTCCTGTTGCTATGATTGTTACATCTTTTCCTTCGTTTACCATCCAGGCTTTCCCGATTTCGAATGTTTGATTTTCATCCGTAAAAACAGGAATTACAGGTCTTCCGAAACGCAGGTAAACCGGACCTTCGTAATCTGCAATCGCAATGGTGGCTGCTTTGGTCTGGTTGTAGTCGCAGGTATTGATAACGGTCATTCCCGGAAGCATTTTCATCAAACCGATATCTTCCAGAATTTGATGTGTTGCACCGTCTTCGCCTAAAGTCAACCCAGCGTGTGAAGCACAGATCTTCACGTTTTTATCAGAATAAGCCACCGACTGACGAATCTGGTCGTATACTCTTCCGGTGGAAAAGTTGGCAAATGTTCCCGTAAACGGAATCTTGCCCTCTGTTGCCAAACCTGCAGCCATACCAATCATGTTGGCTTCCGCAATTCCGATCTGAAAAAAGCGTTCCGGTGCTTTTTCTATGAATTTTTCCATTTTCAATGAACCGATAAGGTCGGCGCAAAGTGCTACAACATTCGGATTTCTGTCTGCCAATTCAGCAAGACCGGCTCCAAACCCGCTTCTTGTATCTTTTTTTTCTGTGTAGGTATATTTTTTCATTGTGTGACTTGTTGAAATGATTTTAATGTAGATTTTACATTGCTATGCTGCCCAAATATTTAAAATTAATAATCTCCCAAAGTTTCTTCGAGCTGGTCTAATGCTTTTGCCAGTTGCTCGTCATTAGGTGCTTTACCGTGCCAGGCGTGACTTCCCATCATATAATCGACACCATGACCCATTCCTGTTTTCAGGAGAATGCAGATTGGCTTTCCTTTTCCTGTCAATGATTTTGCTTCGTCCAGAACGTTGAGAATTTTTTCCATATCGTTTCCGTTTTCAACTTCGAGAACTTTCCAGTCGAAGGCTTCAAATTTGGTTTTAAGATTACCTAAAGAAAGGACTTTTGAAGTGGGTCCGTCAATCTGCTGACCGTTATAATCTACCGTCGCAATCAGATTATCGACCTTGTTGTGGGAGGCATACATGATGGCTTCCCAATTTTGCCCTTCCTGCAATTCGCCGTCACCGTGGAGCGTAAACACTAAATTCTCATCTTTGTCCAGCTTTTTACCAACCGCATGAC from Chryseobacterium wanjuense includes these protein-coding regions:
- a CDS encoding HAD family hydrolase, producing MKDIKLIVTDMDGTFLNSHYEVSPDFSAVFQELKKRNILFVPASGRQMSGITQYFEDIKNDIGFIAENGGYVIYKNKELFADKLEHKFIVDITAAIREIPGARAVLSAKKKAYYESDDQQFVDYFTRYYTENQKVNDLGEEVDDDVFKIAVYHPEGSEKNLYPFLEKFRENNLEVVVSGKYWLDIMNKDINKGNALQKLQNLLNISPSQTMSFGDYMNDITMLEKSKYSYAMENAHPSVKVAASFSTLSNDDFGVLKTISEYLSI
- a CDS encoding UDP-glucose--hexose-1-phosphate uridylyltransferase encodes the protein MNTKEINSSFNQKKHPHRRYNPLLDEWILVSPQRANRPWQGQTEKVAEEKLPAHDPNCYLCSGNLRVNGERNPVYKGVYVFDNDFGSLMKDDIEFSEEQSDFFTLKPERGINRVICFSENHSLTLPEMEADDIKKVVDVWQEQYEELGSEDYISHVQIFENRGSVMGCSNPHPHGQIWAQASIPSTVLKTQENMKKYYEKNGSSLLEDYIKKELEVKERIVLENEDFVALVPFWAIWPYETMVVSKRKAENILQFSDAEKLSFSKILKDLTTKYDNLFEISFPYSAGIHQSPTDGKPHPEWHFHMHFYPPLLRNAEVKKFMVGYEMLAEPQRDITPEQSAEILQNLSVVHYKSDK
- the galK gene encoding galactokinase, which codes for MMEKLINYTTEAFQSVFKSEPESIFLAPGRINIIGEHVDYSDGFVLPAAIDKHICFAVKKIDDSETCTFFAIDFDDSFSFNINQKQTPVSQVWVNYLLGVFNAIQEKGKKIGGLQIAFSSTIPMGSGLSSSAALECGFAFILNQIFDLNLTKKDLALIGQKSEHTFVGVKCGIMDQFASVFGKEHQVIMLDCNSLEHQYFDANLEGYSLVLFDSCVKHTHLTSGYNDRREDVDRGKKKLWEKFPEIEKFRDFSFSMLEEVRAEIGETSYKRCLYLLKEIKRVEKAAKALSEGDVKYLGELLIETHAGLSTEFEVSCKELDFMVEETLKEEGVSGARIMGGGFGGCSINLIKDENVDEVIKNISTKYKTYYNIEMKVYRVKISDGINEYKRNKFVI
- a CDS encoding transketolase family protein — its product is MKKYTYTEKKDTRSGFGAGLAELADRNPNVVALCADLIGSLKMEKFIEKAPERFFQIGIAEANMIGMAAGLATEGKIPFTGTFANFSTGRVYDQIRQSVAYSDKNVKICASHAGLTLGEDGATHQILEDIGLMKMLPGMTVINTCDYNQTKAATIAIADYEGPVYLRFGRPVIPVFTDENQTFEIGKAWMVNEGKDVTIIATGHLVWEAIKAGEILEEQGIDAEIINIHTIKPLDAEAILKSVKKTGCVVTAEEHNRLGGLGDSVAQLLITEYLAPQEYVAVNDSFGESGTPDQLMEKYGLTANDIVEATKKVMKRKQID
- a CDS encoding transketolase; translated protein: MQHDITKLKNIASQVRRDIVRMVHACQSGHPGGSLGCADFLVALYFDAMKRKEGFDMSGKGEDVFYLSNGHISPVFYSVLAHAGYFDKSELATFRKLNSRLQGHPTTHEHLPGVRVASGSLGQGLSVAIGHAVGKKLDKDENLVFTLHGDGELQEGQNWEAIMYASHNKVDNLIATVDYNGQQIDGPTSKVLSLGNLKTKFEAFDWKVLEVENGNDMEKILNVLDEAKSLTGKGKPICILLKTGMGHGVDYMMGSHAWHGKAPNDEQLAKALDQLEETLGDY